The following are encoded in a window of Primulina eburnea isolate SZY01 chromosome 4, ASM2296580v1, whole genome shotgun sequence genomic DNA:
- the LOC140829775 gene encoding uncharacterized protein, with protein sequence MLDKLQEPIIATFAMVTWAIWKQRNNKLWNSCNLPASDTVYTAMNELYEWIAVKSRRKPDDGKSPNRTECVLWHPPPESFVKCNIDAAFPNGADVTGLEMVLRDDSGGFIGCRSSVYYGKLLVKEGEAMVLVEAINWVRNMGYQKVVFELDSKSVVDAVGRTGEDLSEFASIIARCKLLMTDKPEHTVRFVRRIANELSHTFS encoded by the coding sequence ATGTTGGATAAGCTACAAGAACCGATCATTGCTACGTTTGCTATGGTTACATGGGCCATTTGGAAGCAAAGGAACAATAAGTTGTGGAATTCTTGCAACCTTCCTGCCTCGGATACAGTGTATACAGCCATGAATGAGCTATATGAGTGGATAGCAGTGAAGTCTCGAAGGAAACCTGATGATGGGAAATCTCCTAACAGAACTGAATGTGTATTGTGGCATCCACCTCCTGAATCTTTTGTCAAATGCAATATTGATGCGGCTTTTCCGAATGGTGCAGATGTTACGGGATTGGAAATGGTCCTACGGGATGACTCTGGGGGTTTTATTGGGTGTCGATCATCTGTCTACTATGGAAAATTGCTTGTAAAAGAAGGGGAGGCTATGGTGTTGGTGGAAGCTATTAATTGGGTGCGTAATATGGGCTATCAGAAGGTGGTATTTGAATTAGACTCGAAAAGCGTGGTTGACGCAGTTGGACGCACAGGAGAAGACCTGTCTGAATTTGCTTCTATTATTGCTCGTTGTAAGCTGCTTATGACGGACAAGCCTGAGCACACAGTGCGGTTTGTGCGACGAATAGCGAATGAATTATCTCATACTTTTAGCTAA